In Salarias fasciatus chromosome 20, fSalaFa1.1, whole genome shotgun sequence, a single window of DNA contains:
- the LOC115407795 gene encoding PRA1 family protein 3 produces MAANMELAPLRPWDDFFPGTDRFTKPEFGDLTKWNNRVISNLMYYQTNYFVVALVVFLIVGFMNPFGMFLGGTVVILVFMGSVWAGENQAVIKNFKKKSPTLFVIVVMVTSYFLLSLCGGVMVFIFGITFPLLLILIHASLRLRNMKNRLENKIEGVGLKKTPMGVIMDLLDQQEEKINKIQDLIEGKLKG; encoded by the exons ATGGCAGCGAACATGGAGCTGGCGCCTCTCAGACCGTGGGACGACTTCTTCCCCGGGACGGACCGCTTCACCAAGCCGGAGTTCGGGGATTTGACCAAGTGGAACAACAGAGTGATCAGTAATCTCATGTACTACCAGACCAATTACTTCGTCGTGGCCCTGGTGGTGTTCCTCATTGTAGG ATTCATGAATCCTTTCGGTATGTTCCTGGGAGGCACTGTGGTGATTCTGGTCTTCATGGGATCGGTGTGGGCTGGAGAAAACCAGGCCGTCATCAAGAACTTCAAGAAGAAGAGCCCCACTCTGTTTGTCATTGTCGTGATGGTCACCAGTTACTTCCTGCTGTCGCTGTGCGGCGGTGTCATGGTCTTCATCTTTGGTATCACCTTCCCTTTGCTGT tAATCCTGATCCATGCCTCCCTGAGGCTGCGTAACATGAAGAACAGGCTGGAGAACAAGATAGAAGGTGTCGGGCTGAAGAAGACCCCGATGGGCGTCATCATGGACCTCCTGgatcagcaggaggagaaaataaacaa